The sequence ACTTCCTCGGTTAAACCAATGGCGGTGAGGATACTGTCAAATGAAAAAATCACATCCAACGCCACAATCTGGAAAATAACCTGGCCAAATGTTGCGAGTTCTTTCTGTCCCTTTTCATCATGTTGCCCCTCCATTTTATGATGAATTTCAATTGTACTTTTAAAGATCAGGAATATCCCGCCAATAAAAAGAATGAGATCACGAAGGCTGAAACCCATCTCGAAAATAGTGAAAACAGGTTCTGTAAATCCAATAACCCAGCTGATACTGAGTAACATTGCAATACGAAATACGAGGGCCAGAACCAATCCGGTGGTACGTGCTTTTTGCTGCTGATGAACAGGCAGCTTGTTCGATACAATGGAGATGAAGATGATGTTATCGACTCCAAGAACAATTTCAAGAAAAGTTAAGGTGAGGAGAGCAATCCAGCTTTCGGGAGTCAGAAAAATTTCCATGAATATAGATACTTGATATTAGGGTCAGTTTAATAAGCGAATATACAGATTGAGCGGGAGTTTTACAGGGCGCAAATAGATCTCCCCTTGAGGGGAGTACCGCCTTTAGGCGGGGAGGGGTGTAAGGTACACATCCAAAATCACGCGGACACCCCTCAAATAACTCCGCTGAACGCTCCGTCATTGTCTCCCCTCAAGGGGAGATCAGGTATTCAGCTCAATCCAGTCTTCAATGATTTTGACAACTTCATCTATGTTTTTACGAACGTCTATTTCTTCAAATCTCAGAAATCGAATTCCGAGATCCTCTAATTCACTTTGTCTTTCTAAATCCTCTTCAGAAGTTTTAGAATGATCATGTGAACTTCCATCAATTTCAATGGCTAATTGAAGTTCATGGCAAAAGAAATCAACAATATACTCGTGTATTGGAATTTGCCTGTGAAACTGATATCCAAGTTTTTTCCCTCTGATTTCCTGCCAAAGAAGGACTTCACCCAATGTCATATTTTTTCTCAGCTTCCTTGCCAGCTTCTTTAGTCTGGGGTTATAAGGATGAACTTTGTTTGGCATAGATTTCTTTATTGTTGTGATAAAAATCTCCCCTCGAGGGGAGTACTCCGCTTTGCGGAGGGTGGGGTGTAGAAGTCGTGACTCAGTTGAACACCCCTCTGATAGACTCGCTGGACGCTCGCTAATCTGTCTCCCCTCGAGGGGAGATCAGGTGTTCATGTAGAGATCTGTGGTTTCTTATCCAACATTAGCTTTAAAATTTTCTTTGCTGCTTCGGGAATCACAGTTCCGGGTCCAAATACGGCAGCCACGCCTTTG comes from Balneolaceae bacterium and encodes:
- a CDS encoding TerC family protein, with protein sequence MEIFLTPESWIALLTLTFLEIVLGVDNIIFISIVSNKLPVHQQQKARTTGLVLALVFRIAMLLSISWVIGFTEPVFTIFEMGFSLRDLILFIGGIFLIFKSTIEIHHKMEGQHDEKGQKELATFGQVIFQIVALDVIFSFDSILTAIGLTEEVLLMIIAITIAIGVMIVFAEKISSFIKKHPALEVLALSFLILIGFMLMIEAFEFHVPKGYIYFAVFFSLLVELVNMRIRKNKDADEPVKLRKRFEDGPAE
- a CDS encoding endonuclease domain-containing protein; its protein translation is MPNKVHPYNPRLKKLARKLRKNMTLGEVLLWQEIRGKKLGYQFHRQIPIHEYIVDFFCHELQLAIEIDGSSHDHSKTSEEDLERQSELEDLGIRFLRFEEIDVRKNIDEVVKIIEDWIELNT